The following coding sequences lie in one Pseudomonas syringae CC1557 genomic window:
- a CDS encoding efflux RND transporter periplasmic adaptor subunit gives MKRSRYPRRALLVALCLFPVIALCAWQILPDGNGHASTVTVTRSSIENSVTALGTLQPRSYVDVGSQASGQILKIHAQVGDQVKEGDLLVEIDPSTQKAKLDAARYAIDNLKAQLQEQRALHELAEQKQQRQKSLAAGGATRAEDVQAAQSEFRATQARVDMFKAQILEAQAALRSDEAALGYTRIYAPMSGTVVALDAREGQTLNAQQQTPLILRIARLSPMTVWAEVSEADIGHVKPGMTAYFTTLSGGNRRWSSTVRQILPVPPRPLDQANQGGGSPSSSRKSGGGRVVLYTVLLDVDNSDQALMAEMTAQIFFVASKAENTLTAPLAALQNGSQADVQTAQVLAANGEVQSRQVRTGISDRLRVQILEGLNEGDRLLMPPTVGSGG, from the coding sequence ATGAAACGCTCTCGATACCCTCGACGCGCCCTCCTCGTGGCGCTGTGCCTGTTTCCGGTCATTGCCTTGTGTGCCTGGCAGATCCTGCCCGATGGCAACGGCCATGCATCAACCGTGACGGTGACCCGCAGCAGCATCGAAAACAGCGTGACTGCGCTGGGCACCCTGCAACCGCGCAGCTATGTAGACGTGGGGTCGCAGGCCAGCGGGCAGATCCTGAAAATCCACGCCCAGGTCGGTGATCAGGTCAAGGAAGGCGACTTGCTGGTGGAAATCGACCCTTCGACACAAAAAGCCAAACTCGACGCCGCGCGTTACGCCATCGACAACCTCAAGGCCCAGCTCCAGGAACAACGTGCGCTGCACGAACTGGCCGAGCAGAAGCAGCAACGCCAGAAAAGCCTGGCGGCGGGCGGTGCCACGCGCGCCGAAGACGTGCAGGCAGCACAATCGGAGTTTCGTGCCACGCAGGCACGGGTCGACATGTTCAAGGCGCAGATCCTCGAAGCCCAGGCCGCGTTGCGCAGTGACGAAGCGGCGCTGGGTTACACACGCATTTACGCACCCATGAGCGGCACGGTGGTCGCGCTGGATGCCCGCGAAGGCCAGACGCTGAACGCGCAACAACAGACTCCACTGATCCTGCGCATCGCCCGGCTGTCGCCGATGACTGTGTGGGCCGAAGTCTCGGAGGCCGACATCGGCCACGTCAAACCGGGGATGACGGCTTATTTCACCACGCTCAGTGGCGGCAACCGGCGCTGGAGCAGCACTGTGCGGCAGATTCTGCCAGTGCCGCCCAGGCCGCTGGACCAGGCCAATCAGGGCGGCGGCAGCCCGAGCAGTTCGCGCAAGAGCGGTGGCGGCCGGGTGGTGCTCTATACCGTGTTACTGGACGTCGACAACAGCGATCAAGCGCTGATGGCAGAAATGACCGCACAAATCTTCTTTGTCGCCAGCAAAGCCGAAAACACCCTCACTGCGCCGCTCGCGGCCCTGCAAAACGGTTCGCAGGCCGATGTTCAGACCGCACAGGTGCTGGCCGCCAATGGCGAAGTACAGAGTCGCCAGGTACGCACCGGGATCAGCGACCGGTTACGGGTACAGATTCTCGAGGGCTTGAATGAAGGTGACCGCCTGCTGATGCCCCCGACTGTCGGCAGCGGAGGCTGA
- the pvdQ gene encoding bifunctional acylase PvdQ, producing the protein MIISRTLPGFVFAGLSFAVILPAQALVVPEHKAASAEIRRTGFGVPHIVADDERGLGYGIGYAYAQDNLCLLANEIVTVNGERSRYFGPDKATLEQRNNMASDLLFKWLNTPEALADFWKAQPPEIRQLMQGYVAGYNRSLAEQNSKGLPPACAAEWVRPISTDDLVHLTRRLLVEGGVGQFTEAFAGAKPPSAQKPLQVDSQQAGALQLAAARNERFALERGSNAVAVGRDLSANGRGMLLANPHFPWGGGMRFYQMHLTIPGKLDVMGAALPGLPLINIGFNRHLAWSHTVDTSKHFTLHRLQLDPKDSTRYLLDGKSVAMGKQQISVEVKQPDGSLKAVPRIIYSSKFGPVVQWPGKLDWDDKFAFSLRDANLENDRVLQQWYAMDKADSLKAFQDSVHKTQGIPWVNTLAVDAKGQALYMNLSVVPNVDAAKLARCSDPRIGTELIVLDGSRSECNWDVSPEAAQAGIYPSSRQPQLLRTDFVQHSNDSAWMVNPAMPLKNFSPLISQDGQPLGQRARFALDRLSSLEKAGKVSVENLQAMVMDNEVYQAGQVLPDLLKFCVSELGDDAARLAPLCAALKAWDGRADLNSGIGFVYFQRIVTSMQAVASRWRVAFDPQDPVHTPSGLAMENAQVATALRAAMLAAVDEVARAGLSADSTWGDIQVSSISGKPIPIHGGPAGLGIYNAMQTVAGKGGKREVVSGTSYLQVVTFDEQGPKAQGLLAFSESSNPQSAHSGDQTEAFSKKQWITLPFTEQQIKADPAYQVQVIKE; encoded by the coding sequence GTGATTATTTCCAGAACACTGCCCGGTTTTGTTTTTGCAGGCCTTTCGTTCGCTGTGATTCTGCCTGCGCAAGCGCTGGTTGTGCCCGAGCATAAGGCCGCCAGCGCCGAGATCCGGCGCACCGGCTTTGGCGTGCCGCACATCGTCGCTGATGACGAGCGAGGCTTGGGCTATGGCATCGGTTACGCTTATGCGCAGGACAATCTATGCCTGCTGGCCAATGAAATCGTCACGGTCAATGGCGAGCGCTCGCGGTATTTCGGGCCGGACAAGGCAACCCTGGAACAGCGCAACAACATGGCCAGCGACCTGCTGTTCAAGTGGCTTAATACGCCAGAAGCGCTGGCGGATTTCTGGAAGGCCCAGCCGCCGGAAATTCGCCAGTTGATGCAGGGCTATGTCGCCGGTTACAACCGCTCTCTGGCTGAGCAGAACAGCAAGGGCCTGCCGCCAGCGTGCGCGGCCGAGTGGGTGCGCCCGATCAGCACTGACGATCTGGTGCACCTGACGCGTCGCCTGCTGGTCGAGGGCGGAGTAGGGCAGTTCACTGAAGCCTTTGCCGGTGCCAAACCGCCTTCTGCGCAAAAGCCTTTGCAGGTTGATAGTCAGCAGGCTGGAGCGCTGCAACTGGCCGCTGCCCGCAACGAACGGTTTGCGCTGGAGCGCGGCAGCAATGCCGTGGCGGTGGGGCGTGATCTGTCTGCCAACGGGCGCGGCATGCTGTTGGCCAATCCACACTTTCCGTGGGGCGGCGGTATGCGCTTCTACCAGATGCACCTGACCATTCCCGGCAAACTGGACGTGATGGGCGCGGCATTGCCGGGTCTGCCGTTGATCAACATCGGTTTCAACCGGCATCTGGCCTGGAGCCATACCGTCGACACGTCGAAACACTTCACGCTGCACCGTTTGCAGCTTGATCCGAAGGACTCGACTCGCTACTTGCTTGACGGCAAATCGGTAGCAATGGGCAAGCAGCAGATCAGTGTCGAGGTGAAGCAGCCGGACGGCAGCCTCAAGGCTGTGCCGCGCATCATCTATTCATCGAAGTTCGGTCCGGTGGTGCAATGGCCGGGCAAGCTGGACTGGGACGACAAGTTCGCGTTCAGCCTGCGCGATGCCAACCTGGAAAACGACCGCGTGTTGCAGCAGTGGTATGCAATGGACAAGGCCGACAGCCTCAAGGCGTTTCAGGATTCGGTGCACAAGACTCAGGGCATCCCGTGGGTTAACACGCTGGCGGTCGATGCCAAGGGGCAGGCGCTGTACATGAACCTCTCGGTGGTGCCGAACGTGGATGCCGCGAAGCTCGCCAGATGCAGTGATCCACGAATCGGCACCGAACTGATCGTGCTCGACGGTTCGCGCAGTGAGTGCAACTGGGACGTGTCCCCCGAGGCGGCCCAAGCAGGTATTTACCCGTCGTCGCGTCAGCCGCAACTGCTACGGACCGATTTCGTGCAGCACTCCAACGATTCGGCCTGGATGGTCAACCCGGCTATGCCGTTGAAGAACTTTTCGCCCCTGATCAGTCAGGACGGTCAGCCACTGGGCCAGCGGGCGCGTTTTGCGCTGGATCGGCTGAGCAGCCTTGAGAAGGCGGGGAAGGTCAGCGTCGAGAACCTGCAGGCGATGGTCATGGACAACGAGGTGTATCAGGCAGGGCAGGTGCTGCCCGATCTGCTGAAGTTTTGCGTCTCGGAGCTGGGTGACGACGCAGCGCGTCTGGCGCCGTTGTGCGCTGCACTGAAAGCCTGGGACGGGCGCGCTGACCTGAACAGCGGCATCGGATTTGTGTACTTCCAGCGGATCGTGACCTCCATGCAGGCCGTCGCCTCGCGCTGGCGCGTAGCGTTCGACCCGCAGGACCCGGTTCATACGCCGAGCGGGCTGGCGATGGAAAATGCCCAGGTTGCCACAGCGCTACGCGCCGCCATGCTTGCGGCGGTGGATGAGGTGGCCAGGGCCGGGCTGTCGGCTGACAGTACATGGGGTGATATTCAGGTATCGAGCATCAGCGGCAAGCCGATCCCGATTCATGGCGGCCCGGCCGGGCTAGGCATCTACAACGCGATGCAGACTGTTGCTGGTAAGGGCGGCAAGCGCGAAGTGGTCAGCGGCACCAGCTATCTGCAGGTGGTGACATTCGATGAACAGGGCCCCAAGGCGCAGGGTTTACTGGCGTTTTCCGAGTCGAGTAACCCGCAGTCCGCGCATTCGGGTGATCAGACCGAAGCGTTTTCGAAAAAACAGTGGATTACGCTGCCGTTCACCGAGCAGCAGATAAAGGCTGATCCGGCGTATCAGGTGCAGGTGATCAAGGAATAG
- a CDS encoding amino acid aminotransferase — protein MSLFSAVEMAPRDPILGINEAFNADTRTTKVNLGVGVYCDEDGRIPLLRAVAEAEKTRVAQHAPRGYLPIDGIAAYDQAVQKLLLGADSPLIASGRVLTTQSVGGTGALKIGADFLKQLLPHAVVAISDPSWENHRALFETAGFPVHNYRYYDAATHDVNRAGMLEDLQNLPDNSIVVLHACCHNPTGVDLSLDDWKKVLEVVKAKKHVPFLDMAYQGFGQGIQEDALAVRLFAESGLTFFASSSFSKSLSLYGERVGALSIITESKEETTRVLSQVKRVIRTNYSNPPTHGAIISAAVLNDPALRAMWEEELGEMRVRIQGMRKAMVERLADNPASQDFSFVGRQCGMFSYSGLTAAQAQRLRSEFGIYALDTGRICVAALNQKNIDVVCDAIKQVL, from the coding sequence ATGAGCCTGTTCTCCGCTGTCGAAATGGCACCCCGCGATCCGATCCTGGGTATCAACGAAGCATTCAACGCCGACACCCGCACCACCAAGGTCAATCTTGGCGTGGGCGTCTATTGTGATGAAGACGGGCGCATTCCTCTGCTGCGTGCCGTGGCTGAAGCTGAAAAAACCCGTGTCGCCCAGCATGCGCCGCGCGGCTACCTGCCGATCGACGGCATTGCCGCCTACGACCAGGCCGTGCAGAAACTGCTGCTGGGTGCCGATTCGCCGTTGATCGCTTCAGGCCGAGTGCTGACCACTCAATCGGTAGGCGGCACGGGCGCCCTGAAGATCGGTGCCGACTTCCTCAAGCAACTGCTGCCCCACGCCGTGGTCGCCATCAGTGACCCGAGCTGGGAAAACCACCGTGCACTGTTCGAAACTGCCGGTTTCCCAGTGCACAACTATCGCTACTACGACGCGGCCACTCATGATGTGAACCGCGCCGGCATGCTCGAAGACCTGCAGAACCTGCCGGACAACTCGATCGTCGTGCTGCACGCCTGCTGCCACAACCCGACCGGCGTCGACCTGAGCCTGGACGACTGGAAAAAAGTACTGGAAGTGGTCAAGGCCAAAAAGCACGTACCGTTTCTCGACATGGCTTATCAGGGCTTTGGCCAAGGCATTCAGGAAGACGCCCTGGCGGTGCGCCTGTTCGCCGAGTCGGGTCTGACCTTCTTCGCCTCCAGCTCGTTCTCCAAATCGCTTTCGCTGTACGGCGAGCGTGTCGGTGCGCTGTCGATCATCACTGAATCGAAAGAAGAAACCACCCGCGTCCTGTCGCAGGTCAAGCGCGTGATCCGTACCAACTACTCCAACCCGCCCACCCATGGCGCGATCATTTCTGCTGCCGTTCTTAACGACCCGGCATTGCGTGCCATGTGGGAAGAAGAACTCGGCGAAATGCGCGTGCGCATCCAGGGCATGCGCAAGGCGATGGTCGAGCGTCTGGCCGACAACCCGGCCAGCCAGGATTTCAGCTTTGTCGGCCGCCAGTGCGGCATGTTCTCCTACTCCGGCCTGACCGCCGCCCAGGCCCAGCGCCTGCGCAGTGAATTCGGCATCTACGCACTGGATACCGGGCGTATCTGCGTGGCGGCGCTGAACCAGAAGAACATTGACGTGGTGTGTGACGCGATCAAGCAGGTGCTTTAA
- the uvrB gene encoding excinuclease ABC subunit UvrB: MSEFQLVTRFEPAGDQPEAIRQLVEGIDAGLAHQTLLGVTGSGKTFSIANVISQIKRPTLVLAPNKTLAAQLYGEFKAFFPNNAVEYFVSYYDYYQPEAYVPSSDTFIEKDASINDHIEQMRLSATKALLERKDAIIVTTVSCIYGLGSPETYLRMVMHIDRGDKLDQRALLRRLADLQYTRNDMDFARATFRVRGDVIDIYPAESDLEAIRIELFDDEVESLSAFDPLTGEVIRKLPRFTFYPKSHYVTPRETLVEAMENIKVELQERLEYLRSQNKLVEAQRLEQRTRFDLEMMLELGYCNGIENYSRYLSGRPSGAPPPTLFDYLPADALLVIDESHVSVPQVGAMYKGDRSRKETLVEYGFRLPSALDNRPMRFDEWEAISPQTIFVSATPGNYEAEHAGRVVEQVVRPTGLVDPQIEIRPALTQVDDLLSEIHKRAALEERVLVTTLTKRMSEDLTDYLSDHGVRVRYLHSDIDTVERVEIIRDLRLGTFDVLVGINLLREGLDMPEVSLVAILDADKEGFLRSDRSLIQTIGRAARNLNGRAILYADRITGSMERAIGETERRREKQIAFNLEHGITPKGVFKDVADIMEGATVPGSRSKKRKGMAKAAEENARYENELRSPSEINKRIRQLEEKMYQLARDLEFEAAAQMRDEIGKLRERLLTV, translated from the coding sequence ATGTCCGAGTTCCAGCTCGTTACCCGTTTTGAGCCAGCCGGCGATCAGCCCGAGGCCATTCGCCAACTGGTCGAAGGGATCGACGCCGGGCTCGCGCACCAGACCTTGCTGGGCGTGACCGGCTCGGGCAAGACGTTCAGCATTGCCAACGTTATTTCCCAGATCAAGCGACCCACGCTGGTACTGGCGCCGAACAAGACCCTGGCCGCGCAGTTGTACGGCGAATTCAAGGCGTTTTTCCCGAACAACGCTGTGGAGTATTTCGTCTCTTACTACGACTACTACCAGCCCGAAGCCTATGTGCCGTCGTCGGACACCTTCATCGAGAAGGATGCATCGATCAACGACCACATCGAACAGATGCGACTGTCCGCGACCAAGGCGCTGCTGGAGCGCAAGGACGCGATTATCGTTACCACGGTGTCGTGCATTTACGGTCTGGGCAGCCCGGAAACCTATCTGCGCATGGTCATGCACATTGATCGCGGCGACAAACTCGATCAGCGCGCCTTGCTGCGCCGTCTGGCGGACCTGCAATACACCCGCAATGACATGGACTTTGCCCGTGCGACCTTTCGGGTGCGTGGCGATGTGATCGACATCTACCCGGCCGAATCCGATCTTGAAGCGATCCGCATCGAACTGTTCGATGACGAAGTCGAAAGTCTGTCGGCGTTCGACCCGCTAACTGGCGAGGTGATCCGCAAGCTGCCGCGCTTTACCTTCTATCCGAAAAGCCACTACGTCACGCCTCGCGAGACGCTGGTCGAAGCGATGGAAAACATCAAGGTCGAGCTGCAGGAGCGTCTGGAATACCTGCGCAGCCAGAACAAACTGGTGGAAGCCCAGCGTCTGGAGCAGCGGACCCGTTTCGACCTGGAAATGATGCTGGAGCTGGGTTACTGCAATGGCATCGAAAACTACTCGCGCTACCTGTCGGGTCGTCCATCCGGCGCGCCACCACCGACCCTGTTCGACTACCTGCCTGCCGACGCCTTGCTGGTGATCGACGAATCCCACGTCAGCGTGCCGCAGGTCGGCGCGATGTACAAAGGCGACCGTTCACGCAAGGAAACCCTCGTCGAATATGGTTTTCGTCTGCCGTCGGCGCTGGATAATCGGCCTATGCGCTTTGACGAGTGGGAGGCGATCAGCCCGCAGACCATCTTTGTCTCGGCGACGCCTGGCAACTATGAAGCGGAACACGCCGGGCGCGTGGTCGAGCAGGTGGTTCGCCCGACCGGCCTGGTCGACCCACAGATCGAGATCCGTCCGGCGCTGACCCAGGTCGACGACCTGCTGTCGGAAATCCACAAACGGGCGGCGCTGGAAGAGCGGGTGCTGGTCACCACGTTGACCAAGCGCATGTCCGAGGACCTGACCGATTACCTCAGTGACCACGGGGTGCGGGTGCGTTACCTGCACTCGGACATCGACACGGTAGAGCGGGTCGAGATCATCCGCGACCTGCGATTGGGTACGTTTGACGTGCTGGTGGGCATTAACCTGCTGCGTGAAGGCCTCGACATGCCGGAAGTGTCGCTGGTGGCGATTCTCGATGCCGACAAGGAAGGCTTCCTGCGTTCTGATCGCTCGCTGATTCAGACCATTGGCCGGGCAGCGCGTAACCTCAATGGCCGGGCGATCCTGTATGCCGATCGCATCACCGGCTCCATGGAGCGCGCCATCGGCGAAACCGAGCGACGTCGCGAGAAACAGATCGCCTTCAACCTGGAGCATGGCATTACGCCCAAAGGGGTATTCAAGGACGTTGCCGACATCATGGAAGGCGCCACCGTGCCCGGCTCGCGCAGCAAAAAGCGCAAAGGCATGGCCAAAGCCGCCGAAGAAAACGCCCGCTACGAAAACGAACTGCGCTCGCCGAGCGAGATCAACAAGCGCATTCGCCAGTTGGAAGAAAAAATGTACCAACTGGCCCGCGACCTGGAATTCGAAGCCGCTGCGCAGATGCGCGACGAAATCGGCAAACTGCGCGAGCGCTTGCTGACGGTTTGA
- the gltX gene encoding glutamate--tRNA ligase: MTTVRTRIAPSPTGDPHVGTAYIALFNYCFAKQHGGEFILRIEDTDQLRSTRESEQQIFDALRWLGIEWSEGPDVGGPHGPYRQSERGEIYKKYAQQLVDLGHAFPCFCTAEELDEMRAEQQAKGETPRYDGRALLLSKEEVQRRLDAGEPHVIRMKVPTEGVCVVPDMLRGEVEIPWDRMDMQVLMKTDGLPTYFLANVVDDHLMGITHVLRGEEWLPSAPKLILLYEYFGWDKPQLCYMPLLRNPDKSKLSKRKNPTSVTFYERMGFMPEAMLNYLGRMGWSMPDEREKFSLQEMVDNFDLSRVSLGGPIFDIEKLSWLNGQWLRELPVEEFASRLKTWALNPDYMMKIAPHVQGRVETFSQVAPLAGFFFAGGVTPDAKLFEHKKLSPEQVRQVMQLILWKLESLRQWEKERIMGCIQAVVEHLELKLRDAMPLMFAAITGQANSVSVTDAMEILGPDLTRFRLRQALDLLGGVSKKENKEWEKLLGAIA, from the coding sequence ATGACCACCGTTCGTACCCGCATCGCGCCATCGCCCACGGGCGACCCCCACGTCGGCACGGCCTACATCGCGCTGTTCAACTACTGCTTTGCCAAACAGCATGGCGGCGAGTTCATTCTGCGCATTGAAGACACCGATCAGTTGCGCTCGACCCGCGAGTCCGAACAGCAGATCTTCGATGCACTGCGCTGGCTGGGCATCGAATGGAGTGAAGGTCCGGACGTCGGCGGTCCACACGGCCCCTATCGCCAGAGCGAACGGGGCGAGATCTACAAGAAGTACGCGCAGCAACTGGTCGATCTGGGCCATGCTTTCCCGTGCTTCTGCACCGCTGAAGAGCTCGACGAGATGCGCGCCGAGCAGCAGGCCAAGGGCGAAACCCCGCGTTACGACGGCCGTGCCTTGCTGCTCTCCAAGGAAGAAGTCCAGCGCCGCCTGGACGCCGGCGAGCCGCACGTGATCCGTATGAAAGTGCCGACCGAAGGCGTCTGCGTAGTACCTGACATGTTGCGCGGTGAAGTTGAAATCCCTTGGGACCGCATGGACATGCAGGTCCTGATGAAGACTGACGGCCTGCCTACCTACTTCCTGGCCAACGTGGTTGACGACCATCTGATGGGCATCACCCACGTACTGCGTGGTGAAGAATGGCTGCCATCGGCGCCGAAACTGATCCTGCTCTACGAATACTTCGGTTGGGACAAGCCGCAGCTGTGCTACATGCCGCTGCTGCGTAACCCGGACAAAAGCAAGTTGTCCAAGCGCAAGAACCCGACTTCGGTGACCTTCTACGAGCGTATGGGCTTTATGCCTGAAGCGATGCTCAACTATCTAGGCCGCATGGGCTGGTCGATGCCGGACGAACGCGAGAAGTTCTCGCTGCAGGAAATGGTCGACAACTTCGACCTGTCCCGTGTCTCGCTGGGCGGACCGATCTTCGATATCGAGAAGCTGTCCTGGCTCAATGGCCAGTGGCTGCGCGAACTGCCGGTCGAAGAGTTCGCCTCGCGCCTGAAAACCTGGGCGCTGAACCCCGACTACATGATGAAGATCGCGCCGCATGTGCAGGGCAGGGTGGAAACCTTCAGCCAGGTCGCACCGCTGGCAGGCTTCTTCTTCGCGGGCGGCGTCACGCCGGATGCCAAGCTGTTCGAGCACAAGAAACTGTCTCCGGAGCAGGTGCGCCAGGTCATGCAGTTGATCCTGTGGAAGCTGGAGTCACTGCGCCAGTGGGAGAAGGAGCGGATCATGGGTTGCATCCAGGCGGTCGTCGAGCACCTGGAGCTCAAGCTGCGTGATGCCATGCCATTGATGTTCGCGGCGATTACCGGTCAGGCCAACTCGGTCTCGGTGACTGACGCAATGGAGATCCTCGGGCCGGACCTCACGCGTTTCCGGCTGCGTCAGGCGCTGGATTTGCTGGGCGGCGTTTCGAAGAAAGAAAACAAGGAATGGGAAAAGCTTCTGGGGGCCATCGCCTGA
- a CDS encoding acyl-CoA thioesterase has protein sequence MVWDRATPFVIDLNVAAEDIDGLGHANNAVYVSWLERCAWRHSQFLGLDLTEYRRLDRAMAVLRHEIDYLASAYENDELQLATWITDWDRRLKMTRCFQLKRPADNLTLLRAQTTFVCIELSTGRPKRMPAEFIEGYGAAISDSAVPNPYVGQ, from the coding sequence ATGGTCTGGGACCGGGCAACGCCGTTTGTCATCGATCTGAATGTCGCCGCCGAAGACATCGACGGGTTGGGGCATGCCAATAACGCTGTCTATGTGTCCTGGCTGGAGCGCTGTGCCTGGCGTCATTCGCAGTTTCTCGGGCTGGACCTGACCGAGTATCGGCGTCTGGATCGGGCCATGGCGGTGCTCAGGCACGAGATCGACTACCTGGCCAGTGCCTACGAGAACGACGAACTGCAATTGGCGACCTGGATCACTGACTGGGACCGTCGCCTGAAAATGACCCGCTGCTTTCAGCTCAAGCGGCCTGCCGACAACCTGACGCTGCTGCGCGCGCAAACCACCTTTGTCTGCATCGAACTGTCCACCGGTCGGCCCAAACGCATGCCTGCCGAGTTCATCGAGGGCTACGGCGCAGCCATCTCTGACAGCGCCGTTCCCAATCCGTACGTCGGGCAGTAA
- a CDS encoding tRNA dihydrouridine synthase, with protein sequence MQIALAPMEGLVDDILRDALTKVGGIDWCVTEFIRVSERLMPAHYFYKYASEFHKGAKTDAGTPLRLQLLGSDPVCLAENAAFACELGAPVLDLNFGCPAKTVNRSRGGAILLKEPELLHTILSQVRRAVPKHIPVTAKMRLGYENTDGALDCARALADGGAEQIVVHARTKVDGYKPPAHWEWIARIQDVVKVPVVANGEIWTVDDWRRCREICGARDIMIGRGLVARPDLARQIAAAQKGEEVVPMTWAELQPMLRRFWQDCLVKMTLIQAPGRLKQWLVLLTKSYPEATLMFNTLRRETDCARISVLLDCPAG encoded by the coding sequence ATGCAAATTGCTCTGGCGCCCATGGAGGGGTTGGTTGACGACATCCTGCGCGATGCACTGACGAAAGTGGGTGGCATCGACTGGTGCGTGACCGAATTCATCCGGGTATCAGAGCGTTTGATGCCGGCGCACTACTTTTACAAGTACGCGTCGGAGTTTCACAAAGGCGCAAAGACTGACGCCGGCACGCCTTTACGGCTCCAGCTGTTGGGTTCCGATCCGGTGTGTCTGGCCGAGAACGCCGCGTTCGCCTGTGAGCTGGGCGCACCGGTGCTGGACCTGAACTTTGGCTGCCCGGCCAAGACCGTCAATCGCTCCCGTGGCGGCGCCATTCTGCTCAAGGAGCCGGAACTGCTGCACACCATCCTTAGCCAGGTGCGCCGCGCGGTGCCCAAGCATATTCCTGTCACCGCCAAGATGCGCCTGGGTTACGAAAACACTGACGGCGCGCTGGATTGCGCCCGAGCGCTGGCTGACGGCGGGGCAGAGCAAATCGTCGTTCACGCACGCACCAAGGTCGATGGCTACAAGCCGCCAGCGCACTGGGAGTGGATTGCGCGCATTCAGGACGTGGTCAAGGTCCCGGTGGTCGCCAATGGTGAAATCTGGACTGTTGATGACTGGCGTCGTTGTCGGGAAATCTGTGGTGCGCGGGACATCATGATTGGTCGCGGGCTGGTGGCGCGTCCCGACCTTGCACGGCAGATTGCGGCGGCGCAGAAGGGCGAAGAAGTGGTGCCGATGACCTGGGCCGAGTTGCAGCCGATGCTGCGCCGCTTCTGGCAGGACTGCCTGGTCAAGATGACGCTCATCCAGGCGCCTGGCCGACTCAAGCAGTGGCTGGTGCTGCTGACCAAGAGCTACCCGGAGGCAACCCTGATGTTCAATACGCTGCGCCGCGAAACCGACTGCGCCCGAATCAGCGTCTTGCTCGATTGCCCAGCCGGTTGA
- a CDS encoding Hsp20 family protein, translating to MATAFSLAPLFRNSVGFDRFNDLFESAARNETTSGYPPYNVERHTDDHYRIVIAAAGMQEQDLELQVEKGVLTVIGSKREQEAENVTYLHQGIARREFKLSFRLADNIEVKGADLSHGLLNIDLVRNVPEEAKPKRIPLNSQKALEN from the coding sequence ATGGCTACTGCATTTTCTCTGGCTCCACTGTTTCGCAACTCAGTGGGATTCGACCGCTTCAACGACCTTTTCGAGTCGGCGGCCCGAAATGAGACAACCAGCGGCTACCCTCCCTATAACGTGGAGCGGCACACCGATGACCATTATCGAATCGTGATCGCTGCAGCAGGCATGCAAGAGCAGGATCTCGAGTTGCAGGTTGAAAAAGGTGTGTTGACCGTGATCGGCAGCAAGCGCGAGCAAGAAGCCGAAAACGTGACTTACCTGCATCAGGGTATTGCCCGGCGTGAGTTCAAGCTGTCGTTCAGGCTGGCGGACAATATCGAAGTCAAGGGGGCCGATCTGTCGCATGGCCTGCTGAATATTGACCTGGTGCGGAACGTGCCGGAAGAAGCGAAGCCAAAACGCATTCCGCTCAATAGCCAGAAAGCGCTGGAAAACTGA